Proteins found in one Mucilaginibacter gracilis genomic segment:
- the mobF gene encoding MobF family relaxase, producing the protein MLRITMNKSASGAKKYYCEQTYKEGHSAEFDYYGEGSELIGKWGGRAAKRLDLTGSIEKKAFAQLCDNINPLTRKTLTGRNDIDRTVGYDFTFNASKSVSLAYAFADVTDKRIILDAFQSAVRDTMTDIETGMQTRVRAKGKNENRMTGNIAYGEFTHFTTRPIDGVPDPHLHSHCFVFNATFDGEDNKWKAGQFQQVKQDAPYYEAIFHAKLAQRLQGAGYQVTRTKNGFELAGIDKRTLDKFSRRTQEIEDYTREHGITDEVQKSKIGAKTREAKRTLLTAEQQESAWLSRLTPDEQTALLSLKQKSNVTTDDQAAKRALQFSLSHHLERKSVASDKEILATAIKAAIGEASPEQVRQAFKQEGNILSVTEKLRTFITTKEALKEEKQLIQHCIAARNKFRPIYEQYEPQNSLLNDQQKAAVKHALSSTDGIVLITGKAGTGKTTLMKEVQLGIIESGKQIFSFAPSSEASRGVQRSEGFDNADTVARLVQQTNLHPNFKNQVIWIDEAGMLSNKDMNRVLAIAQAQSARVILSGDTKQHTSVERGDAMRIIQQETGIKPVTVNKIQRQKNMAYKEAVQQLSDGKVEQGFKKLDRMGAIQEIADSAQRVNAVADEYCKATYNVNGPAKEVLVIAPTHAEGEIVTDKIREKLKEDHRIGQEDRTFEVLKNRQLTEAEKQQPESYRLGDVVIFHQNSKGVKAGEKLQVSEADEAGVQTTNSAGENYSLALAEAIKFTVFEPRPLAITEGDKLRMTANVKSNEGKHLFNGSVFQVEGFDPEGQIELSNGSTIAPDFGHFNLGYVSTSHASQGKTADQVIISQSSATFKASSLEQFYVSVSRGREAVSIYTDDKDQLLDAVSQSSERISATELMAKRQEQAQEINRLSNNRPRIERTPTQQDHINTQNTSYGLQTATRTEQSAVGR; encoded by the coding sequence ATGTTGCGAATCACCATGAATAAATCCGCTTCCGGCGCGAAGAAATATTACTGCGAACAGACCTATAAAGAAGGCCATTCGGCAGAGTTCGACTATTACGGGGAAGGCAGCGAACTAATCGGAAAATGGGGCGGAAGAGCCGCCAAACGCCTTGACCTGACGGGCAGTATCGAAAAAAAGGCATTCGCGCAATTATGCGATAACATCAACCCGCTCACGCGCAAAACGCTGACCGGGCGTAATGACATCGACCGCACGGTCGGGTACGATTTCACGTTCAACGCCAGCAAATCGGTAAGCCTTGCCTACGCGTTTGCGGACGTTACCGATAAAAGGATTATCCTCGATGCATTCCAATCCGCCGTGCGGGATACCATGACGGATATTGAAACCGGTATGCAGACCCGCGTCCGCGCTAAGGGTAAGAATGAAAACCGCATGACGGGTAATATCGCCTACGGCGAGTTCACCCATTTTACCACGCGACCAATCGACGGGGTGCCCGACCCGCATTTGCATAGCCATTGTTTTGTATTCAATGCCACCTTTGATGGCGAAGACAATAAATGGAAGGCCGGGCAATTTCAGCAGGTCAAGCAGGACGCGCCGTATTATGAGGCCATCTTTCATGCAAAACTGGCACAGCGCCTGCAAGGGGCCGGTTACCAGGTCACCCGGACGAAGAACGGGTTTGAGCTGGCCGGGATTGATAAGCGCACGTTGGATAAATTTTCGCGCCGTACCCAGGAGATCGAAGACTACACCCGCGAACACGGTATTACCGATGAAGTACAAAAATCGAAGATCGGTGCCAAAACGCGCGAAGCCAAACGTACGCTGCTTACTGCCGAACAGCAGGAAAGCGCCTGGCTATCACGACTGACGCCGGATGAACAAACCGCCCTCCTCAGCCTCAAACAAAAATCTAACGTGACTACAGACGATCAAGCAGCAAAGCGCGCGCTGCAATTTTCCTTAAGTCACCACCTTGAACGCAAATCGGTTGCCAGTGATAAAGAAATACTGGCGACCGCCATTAAGGCGGCAATCGGCGAAGCCTCGCCGGAACAGGTTCGGCAGGCATTTAAACAAGAGGGCAATATCCTGTCCGTGACGGAAAAGCTGCGCACCTTCATCACCACGAAAGAAGCGCTTAAAGAAGAAAAGCAACTCATTCAGCATTGTATTGCTGCTCGAAACAAGTTTCGGCCAATCTATGAACAATACGAACCCCAAAACTCGCTCCTCAACGACCAGCAAAAAGCGGCGGTGAAACACGCGCTTTCCTCCACCGATGGGATTGTCCTGATTACCGGCAAAGCCGGAACCGGAAAGACCACGCTCATGAAAGAAGTGCAGCTTGGCATTATCGAGAGCGGGAAACAAATCTTTTCGTTCGCGCCATCGAGCGAAGCCAGCCGGGGCGTGCAGCGCAGCGAAGGCTTCGATAATGCCGATACGGTGGCGAGACTGGTACAGCAAACCAACCTGCACCCAAACTTCAAAAACCAAGTGATCTGGATCGACGAAGCAGGCATGTTATCCAACAAGGACATGAACCGCGTGCTGGCAATTGCCCAGGCGCAAAGTGCAAGGGTCATCCTTTCCGGCGATACGAAGCAGCATACCAGCGTGGAACGCGGTGATGCCATGCGCATCATCCAGCAGGAAACGGGTATTAAGCCGGTTACGGTGAATAAAATTCAGCGGCAAAAGAATATGGCCTATAAAGAAGCCGTACAGCAGCTTTCCGACGGCAAAGTGGAGCAAGGATTTAAAAAGCTCGACCGGATGGGGGCCATCCAGGAAATAGCGGATAGCGCACAGCGGGTAAATGCTGTTGCCGATGAATATTGCAAGGCGACCTATAACGTCAACGGCCCGGCCAAAGAAGTGCTGGTCATTGCGCCTACCCATGCGGAGGGAGAAATCGTCACCGATAAAATACGCGAAAAACTTAAAGAAGATCACCGTATCGGCCAGGAAGACCGGACATTCGAGGTACTTAAAAACCGCCAACTCACCGAAGCAGAAAAGCAACAGCCGGAAAGTTACAGGCTCGGGGATGTGGTGATCTTTCACCAAAACAGCAAAGGCGTGAAGGCCGGAGAAAAATTGCAAGTGTCGGAAGCGGATGAGGCTGGTGTACAGACGACAAACTCAGCCGGAGAAAATTACAGCCTCGCACTCGCCGAGGCGATAAAATTTACGGTCTTTGAACCGCGCCCATTAGCCATTACCGAGGGCGATAAACTGCGTATGACCGCCAATGTCAAAAGCAACGAAGGCAAGCATTTGTTCAACGGCTCTGTCTTCCAGGTCGAGGGATTTGATCCCGAAGGTCAAATTGAGCTCTCCAACGGCTCGACCATCGCGCCGGATTTCGGGCATTTCAACCTGGGCTATGTGTCTACATCCCATGCTTCACAAGGCAAAACCGCGGATCAGGTCATTATTTCGCAAAGTTCGGCGACGTTTAAAGCCTCGTCGCTCGAACAATTTTACGTGTCTGTATCACGTGGGCGTGAAGCCGTATCCATTTATACCGATGACAAGGACCAGCTATTGGATGCGGTCAGCCAGTCATCGGAGCGCATTTCAGCCACGGAACTGATGGCGAAGCGTCAGGAACAAGCGCAGGAAATTAACCGGCTTTCCAATAATCGCCCGAGGATAGAGAGAACCCCGACGCAACAAGATCACATTAACACACAAAACACATCCTATGGACTTCAGACAGCGACTCGAACAGAGCAGAGTGCAGTTG
- a CDS encoding TIR domain-containing protein codes for MIQSNNIDRGSADYLSLLFDRLTFNNLVSNALKIENDPNYEKVIRIDFCGISGSTLLGPEGEEQDKIHTHFLELFDKIDILEKIKIKLQIRFIFLYVYSDFAFAQIEAERTQYRATIKDPKYDSRHLDLSILSAGDIESSSIYMHQTHALRKIQEIHNRHFSKNKSKSPITNIRFTCLPLNFCLLTINNETFTDPYTYAKERINSSSLYYKTPLSYVENDSKHFSVLEDHFRYIWNHPTTMVYEDATEADSKRSDGGRIQNLDKIKRPDKVNFEIKAKILRTELNASAKDVNKWRVRVEQMFANMVRFVRPTNDEEVVFIGFSWNNGRGFALKIQKFIEHDFQGWLKVNIVDLADAKEPLYSELIGKMNSSTIGLIIFTKDITIKEEGGSKSYSRPNLYFEFGYLKKHLEKYEPYSDYSRTLIMSENNYSVATDLQDLGRFTLTKKIEIDYYQLLRRFILLHRTLTDEMAIYAVNSYISRLEEAYHKGTISNKDFRGKSYEHYINEIKEEMNKIIEKKYGNSTSVF; via the coding sequence GTGATACAATCAAATAATATCGACCGCGGTTCTGCAGATTACTTGTCTTTGCTTTTTGACCGCCTTACTTTTAACAACCTGGTCAGTAACGCTTTGAAAATAGAAAATGATCCAAATTATGAAAAAGTTATCAGAATTGATTTTTGTGGCATTTCAGGCAGCACTTTATTAGGCCCAGAAGGAGAGGAACAAGATAAAATTCACACGCATTTTCTTGAATTATTTGATAAAATTGACATCTTAGAAAAGATCAAAATCAAACTGCAAATTAGATTTATTTTCCTATACGTTTATTCCGATTTTGCATTTGCTCAAATTGAAGCTGAGCGAACGCAATATCGGGCGACTATAAAAGATCCTAAATACGATAGTAGACACTTAGACTTATCGATTCTTTCAGCTGGCGATATCGAAAGTTCGTCTATTTATATGCATCAAACTCATGCGCTTCGCAAAATACAGGAGATACATAATAGACATTTTTCAAAAAACAAATCCAAAAGCCCAATTACAAATATTCGGTTTACCTGCCTTCCCTTAAATTTTTGCTTGCTTACAATAAATAATGAAACGTTCACTGATCCATATACATATGCTAAAGAACGAATAAATTCTTCCAGCTTATACTATAAAACTCCGTTAAGCTATGTGGAGAACGATAGTAAGCATTTCTCAGTATTAGAAGACCATTTTAGATATATTTGGAATCATCCTACTACCATGGTATATGAAGATGCCACAGAAGCCGATTCCAAAAGAAGCGACGGGGGGCGAATTCAGAATCTTGATAAAATAAAACGTCCAGATAAGGTTAATTTTGAAATTAAAGCCAAAATTCTAAGAACGGAATTAAACGCCAGCGCTAAGGACGTGAATAAATGGAGGGTACGTGTCGAACAAATGTTCGCGAACATGGTGAGATTCGTTAGGCCTACTAATGACGAAGAGGTAGTATTTATCGGCTTTTCTTGGAATAACGGAAGAGGCTTTGCCTTAAAAATACAAAAATTCATTGAACACGATTTTCAAGGTTGGTTAAAAGTTAATATTGTCGATTTAGCGGATGCTAAAGAACCTCTATACAGCGAGTTAATTGGAAAGATGAATTCATCTACGATAGGATTAATCATCTTTACAAAGGATATTACTATTAAAGAAGAGGGCGGCAGCAAAAGTTATTCACGACCTAATCTTTATTTTGAATTTGGGTATTTAAAAAAGCATTTGGAAAAATATGAGCCCTATAGTGATTACTCACGTACATTAATTATGTCGGAAAATAACTATTCGGTAGCGACAGATTTGCAAGATTTGGGACGATTCACATTAACAAAGAAAATTGAAATTGATTATTATCAACTTTTGCGCCGGTTTATACTGCTACATAGAACATTAACGGATGAAATGGCCATTTACGCTGTAAATAGCTATATTTCCCGGCTTGAAGAAGCCTACCATAAGGGAACCATAAGTAACAAAGACTTTAGAGGAAAGAGTTATGAGCACTATATTAATGAGATAAAAGAAGAGATGAACAAGATAATCGAGAAAAAATACGGAAATAGCACATCAGTATTTTAG
- a CDS encoding J domain-containing protein: MQWFQDCRTLQEVKATYKKLARQHHPDLGGDTATMQEINREYALATAKIMSGAGLTDEETEHEILSSEAYRQAIESIAHLIGLTIEIVGHWIWVTGNTYPVRDSLKKAGFFFAAKKQAWYFRTAEYKTARSSGKSLDAIRNKYGSETIGDENLKRKSGNQLDR, encoded by the coding sequence ATGCAATGGTTTCAGGACTGCCGGACCCTCCAGGAGGTCAAAGCAACTTACAAGAAACTGGCACGCCAACATCATCCCGATTTGGGCGGCGATACCGCGACTATGCAGGAAATAAACCGGGAATATGCGCTCGCCACCGCCAAGATCATGAGCGGCGCAGGGCTTACCGATGAGGAAACCGAACACGAGATTCTATCTTCGGAAGCGTACAGGCAAGCCATCGAAAGCATTGCCCACCTGATCGGCCTCACCATTGAAATTGTCGGCCACTGGATATGGGTGACCGGTAATACCTACCCGGTACGGGATAGTTTAAAAAAGGCGGGATTCTTTTTTGCTGCTAAAAAACAGGCTTGGTATTTCCGCACCGCCGAATACAAAACCGCGCGGTCGAGCGGCAAATCCCTCGACGCCATCCGAAACAAGTACGGCAGCGAAACCATAGGCGATGAAAACCTGAAACGTAAAAGCGGTAATCAACTCGACCGCTGA
- a CDS encoding helix-turn-helix transcriptional regulator has translation MYKIIRLSEVKALTGLPRSTLYKKISEKTFPGQISIGVRSVGWLESDVQNWIHEQISQTQSRAK, from the coding sequence ATGTACAAAATTATCCGTCTCAGCGAAGTTAAAGCACTCACTGGTTTACCCAGGAGCACACTCTATAAAAAAATATCCGAAAAGACCTTTCCCGGTCAAATCTCTATTGGCGTCAGGTCGGTCGGCTGGTTAGAGAGCGATGTTCAAAACTGGATACATGAACAAATTTCACAAACGCAATCGAGAGCAAAATAA
- a CDS encoding tyrosine-type recombinase/integrase encodes MALTDAKLRNAKPQAKSYKLSDEKGLFLLVQPSGGKWWRFKYRFAGKEKSLSLGVYPEISLAEARNRLMEARALLQAGKDPSFARQEGKRTITAKHQNTFETIARKWHDYSISRWTPKYARQIITRLEADVFPEIGSYPIADITTPDLVRVGRAIEGRGANDLAHRAIQYCGQIFTYAVQTGIITHSPATELRGALKPVVKKNHAYLKADELPDFITRLENYDGDAQTRLALKLILMTFVRTTELRGAEWTEIDFEKAEWRIPAARMKMKEPHIVPLSKQAIAVLQSLQRLTGQWKYIFPNSIKPGFGFMSENTMLFALYRMGYRGRTTIHGLRATASTILYENDYTQDVVERQLAHAPRNKVRASYDHAKFLGQRRQMMQWWSDYLETAGKNKINTSITKQAA; translated from the coding sequence ATGGCACTCACAGATGCGAAACTAAGGAACGCCAAACCCCAGGCTAAGTCTTACAAATTGAGTGACGAAAAAGGGCTTTTCCTGCTCGTCCAGCCTTCCGGGGGTAAATGGTGGCGGTTCAAATACCGCTTTGCCGGTAAGGAGAAATCACTCTCCTTAGGGGTATATCCCGAGATAAGCCTTGCAGAGGCCAGGAACAGGTTGATGGAGGCCCGTGCGCTACTCCAGGCAGGGAAAGACCCTTCTTTCGCGCGACAGGAGGGAAAAAGGACTATTACAGCCAAGCATCAGAACACTTTTGAAACCATTGCCCGGAAATGGCATGACTACTCGATTAGCAGGTGGACACCAAAATATGCCCGCCAGATCATCACCCGTCTCGAAGCAGACGTTTTTCCTGAAATCGGCAGTTACCCCATTGCAGATATAACGACCCCCGATCTGGTACGCGTGGGGCGGGCAATCGAGGGGCGGGGAGCAAACGACCTGGCGCACCGGGCGATCCAATATTGCGGGCAGATATTTACCTACGCTGTACAAACTGGAATAATCACCCATAGCCCTGCAACAGAGTTGCGTGGCGCTTTAAAGCCCGTTGTGAAAAAAAATCATGCCTACCTCAAAGCCGACGAATTGCCTGATTTTATAACCCGGCTTGAAAATTATGATGGCGATGCGCAAACCAGGCTGGCCTTAAAGCTTATTTTGATGACCTTTGTGCGGACGACGGAATTGCGTGGTGCGGAGTGGACAGAGATTGACTTTGAAAAGGCGGAATGGCGCATCCCTGCGGCCCGTATGAAAATGAAAGAACCGCATATCGTCCCGCTATCGAAGCAGGCGATTGCTGTATTACAATCGTTACAACGTCTTACAGGCCAGTGGAAATATATCTTTCCGAACAGCATCAAACCGGGATTTGGTTTCATGAGCGAAAACACGATGCTTTTTGCCTTATATCGGATGGGCTATCGCGGGCGCACCACTATTCACGGCTTACGGGCGACGGCTTCAACCATTCTGTACGAGAACGACTATACCCAGGACGTGGTTGAACGGCAGCTTGCCCACGCTCCACGCAATAAGGTTAGGGCTTCCTATGACCATGCAAAATTCCTTGGCCAGCGTCGCCAGATGATGCAGTGGTGGAGCGACTATCTCGAAACGGCAGGCAAGAACAAAATCAATACCAGTATCACGAAACAAGCGGCGTAA
- a CDS encoding Fic family protein has translation MYIHQLKNWPKFQWDEPAILPQLAAARHQQGRLLGKMEGIGFSLQEEATLQTLTQDVVKSSEIEGEILDAAQVRSSIARRLGMEIAGLTPSDRNVDGVVEMMLDATQSYQDPLSEDRLFGWHAALFPTGRSGMHKIAVGHWRNNSKEDPMQVVSGPMGREIVHYQAPDAELLASEMGRFIEWFNSNLSLDPVLKAGIAHLWFVTIHPFDDGNGRIARAIADMQLARADQTAQRFYSMSAQIRIERNRYYDMLEYTQKGTLDITEWLTWFLDCYGRALQSTDQTLAKVMAKARFWDNPATRAINERQRLMLNKLLESFEGKLTSSKWAKIAKCSQDTAGRDIQQLIKLGILAKEEGGGRNTSYTLREVREWAKSFSRGAPAKDDWDINRDR, from the coding sequence ATGTATATCCATCAGCTAAAGAATTGGCCCAAGTTTCAATGGGATGAACCGGCAATTTTGCCGCAGCTTGCGGCTGCGCGTCATCAACAGGGCCGTCTGCTCGGAAAGATGGAAGGCATCGGATTCAGTTTACAGGAAGAAGCGACCCTGCAAACCCTGACGCAGGATGTAGTCAAATCCAGTGAGATCGAAGGAGAAATTCTGGATGCCGCCCAGGTGCGGTCTTCCATTGCAAGACGGCTCGGAATGGAGATTGCGGGTTTGACACCATCCGACAGGAATGTCGATGGGGTGGTCGAGATGATGTTGGATGCAACGCAAAGTTATCAGGATCCGTTGAGCGAAGACCGGCTGTTTGGGTGGCACGCGGCCTTATTTCCAACAGGAAGGAGCGGCATGCATAAGATCGCTGTCGGCCATTGGCGCAACAACAGCAAAGAAGACCCCATGCAAGTAGTTTCCGGGCCGATGGGCCGGGAAATAGTCCATTACCAGGCACCCGACGCGGAATTGCTGGCCTCCGAAATGGGGCGCTTTATCGAATGGTTCAATAGCAACCTCTCACTCGATCCCGTTTTAAAAGCGGGCATCGCGCATTTGTGGTTTGTTACCATCCACCCGTTCGATGATGGCAATGGCCGCATTGCCCGTGCCATTGCCGACATGCAGCTCGCCCGTGCCGACCAGACCGCACAACGCTTTTACAGCATGTCCGCGCAAATCCGGATAGAACGCAACCGGTATTACGACATGCTCGAATACACCCAAAAAGGGACGCTCGACATAACGGAATGGCTCACCTGGTTCCTCGACTGCTACGGGCGGGCATTGCAGAGTACCGACCAGACGCTTGCCAAGGTTATGGCCAAGGCCAGATTCTGGGATAATCCTGCCACGCGGGCAATCAATGAGCGGCAACGACTGATGCTCAATAAATTACTGGAGAGCTTTGAAGGCAAATTGACCTCTTCCAAATGGGCCAAGATTGCCAAATGCTCTCAGGATACCGCTGGCCGCGATATACAACAGCTCATCAAGCTTGGTATTTTAGCCAAAGAAGAAGGCGGCGGGCGAAACACAAGCTACACGCTAAGAGAAGTACGTGAATGGGCAAAAAGTTTTTCGCGTGGCGCGCCCGCTAAGGATGACTGGGATATCAACCGGGATCGGTAA
- a CDS encoding helix-turn-helix domain-containing protein codes for MEVICLHDEAFYSLIERVVERIKEKQNNMPVKWISGEETMKILRITSKTTLQKLRDEGKIKFSQPEKKIILYDMESINAYLNKHTY; via the coding sequence ATGGAAGTCATTTGCTTACATGACGAAGCGTTTTACTCGCTCATTGAGCGCGTCGTCGAGCGCATCAAAGAAAAACAGAACAATATGCCGGTAAAATGGATCAGCGGGGAGGAAACGATGAAAATACTACGGATCACCAGCAAGACCACCCTGCAAAAGCTTCGTGATGAAGGGAAAATCAAATTCTCCCAACCGGAGAAAAAGATCATTCTCTATGATATGGAGTCGATCAACGCTTATTTAAATAAACACACCTATTAA
- a CDS encoding recombinase family protein translates to MKKAIAYYRVSTGRQAESGLGIEAQVKAVRDFATNNDYSLEKEYIEIESGKNNHRPVLKSALLQCKRRQATLMVAKLDRMSRNLNFITGLLELGVDFKAIDVPTGEKFVMHIMAAVAEHERDQISKRTSLALQAAKAKGVELGTYGRYVLSKENRELSHRFALAMRPTITGLLKDGFETVRAITDELNRLKIPTYRNNGSKWHVGTVHKVMTQINKKI, encoded by the coding sequence GTGAAAAAGGCAATCGCGTATTACCGAGTGTCAACCGGGCGGCAGGCGGAAAGCGGCTTAGGAATAGAAGCGCAGGTCAAGGCGGTAAGGGATTTCGCAACGAACAATGATTATTCCCTGGAAAAGGAATATATCGAAATCGAATCCGGTAAGAATAACCACCGGCCCGTCTTAAAAAGCGCGCTGCTTCAATGCAAGCGTAGGCAAGCTACGTTGATGGTGGCAAAACTTGACCGAATGAGCCGGAATCTGAATTTTATTACCGGTCTGCTTGAGTTGGGCGTCGATTTTAAGGCGATTGATGTGCCGACGGGCGAGAAATTCGTCATGCATATCATGGCGGCGGTGGCCGAGCATGAGCGCGACCAGATCAGCAAACGTACATCACTCGCATTACAGGCCGCAAAGGCTAAAGGTGTCGAGCTTGGAACCTATGGAAGATATGTTTTATCGAAGGAAAACCGTGAACTGTCGCATCGCTTTGCATTGGCGATGCGGCCAACGATCACCGGCTTATTGAAGGATGGTTTTGAAACGGTGCGCGCGATCACCGATGAACTGAACCGGCTGAAGATTCCGACCTATCGGAATAACGGCAGCAAATGGCATGTGGGCACGGTTCACAAAGTAATGACACAGATAAATAAAAAAATATGA
- a CDS encoding fatty acid desaturase — MAKRKDFNWSDESEPHKKRTKRIIAEHPDIRELIGRNPYTIVVIFLCVAVQIGLSVWLKDASWWLVVLMSYVIGAFASHTLFICIHECAHNLVFKNRTLNTLSGIFANLPQGFPSSVSFQKYHLKHHSFQGVSELDADMPFGWEARLINNSWFGKSLWLLFFPVFQLLRPFRLKEIDLWDAWTLVNWLVEIIFMAAIVYFFGVKAVMYMIFSFFFSVGLHPLGARWVQEHYLTHGDEQETKSYYGILNVVNLNVGYHNEHHDFPSVPWNNLPKIKKIADEHYETLGYHTSYTALLFQFLFNRDLSLFSRTKRSNRGGKLKVAGIPIEKPIVKQPL, encoded by the coding sequence ATGGCGAAGAGAAAAGATTTTAACTGGTCGGATGAAAGTGAGCCGCATAAAAAGAGAACTAAAAGAATAATTGCCGAACATCCCGATATTAGAGAACTTATAGGCCGAAATCCCTACACAATTGTAGTAATTTTCCTGTGTGTTGCCGTGCAAATTGGCTTATCCGTTTGGCTAAAAGATGCGTCGTGGTGGCTTGTTGTACTCATGTCGTATGTTATTGGTGCTTTTGCAAGCCACACGTTGTTTATCTGCATACACGAGTGCGCGCACAACCTGGTATTTAAAAACCGCACGTTAAATACGCTTTCGGGCATATTTGCAAATCTGCCGCAAGGTTTTCCAAGTTCGGTTTCTTTTCAAAAGTATCATTTAAAACACCACTCCTTTCAGGGAGTATCCGAATTGGATGCCGATATGCCTTTTGGCTGGGAGGCGAGGTTAATCAACAATTCGTGGTTTGGCAAATCGTTATGGTTATTATTTTTCCCGGTATTTCAATTGCTGCGCCCTTTCAGGTTAAAAGAGATTGATTTATGGGATGCATGGACATTGGTTAACTGGCTTGTCGAAATAATTTTTATGGCCGCCATTGTTTACTTTTTTGGCGTTAAAGCTGTAATGTATATGATATTCAGCTTTTTCTTTTCGGTTGGCTTGCATCCGCTTGGGGCGCGCTGGGTGCAGGAGCATTACCTCACACATGGCGACGAGCAGGAAACCAAAAGCTATTATGGCATATTAAACGTGGTAAATTTGAATGTTGGGTACCATAATGAGCATCACGATTTTCCGTCGGTGCCCTGGAACAACTTACCCAAGATTAAAAAAATAGCCGACGAGCATTACGAAACCCTGGGCTACCACACATCGTACACGGCTTTATTGTTTCAATTTTTATTTAATCGGGACCTGTCGTTATTTTCGCGTACAAAACGTTCAAACCGGGGTGGCAAGCTTAAAGTTGCCGGTATACCGATTGAAAAACCGATAGTAAAACAACCCTTATAA
- a CDS encoding HAD family hydrolase — MTNIKNIIFDYGNVIFGIDFLLAQKAWTKLGVNNVEQFFGHRQQDEVFSAFEKGEITSEEFRKQIRIKANNASLTDEQIDKAWNAMLLGIADGNHDLLLKVKAKYNTFLLSNINAIHYDFIMDYLKREFGFNGNDHLFNKVYYSHLMGKRKPNADIFEQVLAENNLNPAETLFIDDSPQHLATAEKLGLQVYLMKAPDTIQAFFERERLV, encoded by the coding sequence ATGACTAATATAAAAAACATAATTTTTGATTATGGTAACGTGATATTCGGTATTGATTTTTTGCTTGCGCAGAAAGCCTGGACCAAGTTGGGCGTTAACAATGTAGAGCAATTTTTTGGGCACCGACAGCAAGACGAGGTATTTAGCGCTTTTGAAAAAGGCGAAATAACATCCGAAGAGTTTAGAAAACAAATACGCATTAAAGCCAACAATGCCAGCTTAACCGACGAGCAGATTGACAAAGCCTGGAACGCCATGCTATTAGGCATTGCCGATGGCAACCACGATTTGTTGTTAAAAGTTAAGGCCAAATACAACACCTTTTTACTGAGTAATATTAATGCAATCCATTACGATTTTATTATGGATTACTTGAAGCGTGAGTTTGGCTTTAATGGTAACGACCACTTATTTAACAAGGTTTATTACTCGCACTTAATGGGCAAGCGTAAACCCAATGCCGATATTTTTGAGCAGGTTTTAGCCGAAAATAACCTTAATCCTGCCGAAACGCTTTTTATTGATGATAGTCCGCAACATTTGGCCACTGCCGAAAAGTTAGGCTTACAGGTTTACCTGATGAAGGCGCCCGACACCATACAGGCATTTTTTGAGCGCGAAAGGTTAGTTTAA